One segment of Macaca fascicularis isolate 582-1 chromosome 4, T2T-MFA8v1.1 DNA contains the following:
- the RPP40 gene encoding ribonuclease P protein subunit p40 isoform X1 — MATLRRLREAPRHLLVCEKSNFGNRKSRHRHLVQTHYYNYRVSFLIPECGILSEELKNLVMQTGPYYFVKNLPLHELITPEFISTFIKKGSCYALTCNTNIDEDNTVALLPNGKLILSLDKDTYEETGLQGHPSQFSGRKIMKFIVSIDLMELSLNLDSKKYERISWSFKEKKPLKFDFLLAWHNTGSEESTMMSYFSKYQIQEHQPKVALSTVRGLQCPVLQSSELEGAPEVSCQALELFDWLGAVFSNVSLNNEPNNFISTYCCPQPSTVVAKAYLCTITGFILPEKICLLLEHLCHYFDELKLAPWVTLSVQGFADSPVSWGKNEHGFWKGGEHLYNFVIFNNQDYWLQMAVGANDHCPP, encoded by the exons ATGGCCACGCTGCGCCGGCTTCGGGAGGCGCCGCGGCACTTACTGGTTTGCGAGAAATCCAACTTCGGCAACCGCAAGTCGCGCCACCGGCATCTTGTGCAGACGCACTACTATAACTACAGG GTTTCATTTCTCATTCCTGAATGTGGGATACTATCGGAAGAACTGAAAAATCTGGTCATGCAAACTGGACCCTATTACTTTGTGAAGAATTTACCTCTTCATGAATTAATTACACCCGAATTCATCAGTACCTTTATAAAGAAAG GTTCTTGCTATGCACTAACATGCAATACAAATATTGATGAAGATAATACAGTTGCCCTGCTACCAAATG GGAAATTAATTTTGTCACTGGATAAAGACACTTATGAAGAAACTGGACTTCAGGGTCATCCATCTCAGTTTTCTGgtagaaaaattatgaaattta ttgtttcaATTGATTTGATGGAATTATCCTTAAACTTGGATTCTAAGAAGTATGAAAGAATATCTTGGTCcttcaaagaaaagaaaccattgaaatttgattttcttttggcTTGGCATAATACAG GTTCGGAAGAATCAACAATGATGTCATATTTTTCCAAGTACCAAATTCAGGAGCATCAGCCAAAAGTAGCGCTGAGTACAGTGAGAGGTCTCCAGTGCCCGGTGCTGCAGAGCAGTGAGCTCGAGGGAGCGCCGGAGGTGTCCTGCCAGGCTCTGGAGCTCTTCGACTGGCTTGGCGCCGTCTTCAGTAATGTCAGCCT aaatAATGAGCCTAATAATTTCATATCAACCTATTGCTGTCCTCAGCCAAGCACGGTGGTGGCAAAAGCTTATTTGTGTACAATCACTGGCTTCATACTTCCAGAGAAGATCTGTCTCCTATTGGAACATCTCTG TCACTACTTTGATGAACTGAAGTTAGCTCCATGGGTTACATTGTCCGTTCAAGGCTTTGCAGACAGCCCTgtttcttggggaaaaaatgaacatGGTTTTTGGAAAGGAGGAGAACATTTATATAACTTTGTGATTTTTAATAATCAGGACTATTGGCTTCAGATGGCTGTTGGGGCGAATGATCACTGTCCaccataa
- the RPP40 gene encoding ribonuclease P protein subunit p40 isoform X2, with translation MKFIVSIDLMELSLNLDSKKYERISWSFKEKKPLKFDFLLAWHNTGSEESTMMSYFSKYQIQEHQPKVALSTVRGLQCPVLQSSELEGAPEVSCQALELFDWLGAVFSNVSLNNEPNNFISTYCCPQPSTVVAKAYLCTITGFILPEKICLLLEHLCHYFDELKLAPWVTLSVQGFADSPVSWGKNEHGFWKGGEHLYNFVIFNNQDYWLQMAVGANDHCPP, from the exons atgaaattta ttgtttcaATTGATTTGATGGAATTATCCTTAAACTTGGATTCTAAGAAGTATGAAAGAATATCTTGGTCcttcaaagaaaagaaaccattgaaatttgattttcttttggcTTGGCATAATACAG GTTCGGAAGAATCAACAATGATGTCATATTTTTCCAAGTACCAAATTCAGGAGCATCAGCCAAAAGTAGCGCTGAGTACAGTGAGAGGTCTCCAGTGCCCGGTGCTGCAGAGCAGTGAGCTCGAGGGAGCGCCGGAGGTGTCCTGCCAGGCTCTGGAGCTCTTCGACTGGCTTGGCGCCGTCTTCAGTAATGTCAGCCT aaatAATGAGCCTAATAATTTCATATCAACCTATTGCTGTCCTCAGCCAAGCACGGTGGTGGCAAAAGCTTATTTGTGTACAATCACTGGCTTCATACTTCCAGAGAAGATCTGTCTCCTATTGGAACATCTCTG TCACTACTTTGATGAACTGAAGTTAGCTCCATGGGTTACATTGTCCGTTCAAGGCTTTGCAGACAGCCCTgtttcttggggaaaaaatgaacatGGTTTTTGGAAAGGAGGAGAACATTTATATAACTTTGTGATTTTTAATAATCAGGACTATTGGCTTCAGATGGCTGTTGGGGCGAATGATCACTGTCCaccataa